The following DNA comes from Phytohabitans rumicis.
CGACCACCCTGGTGAAGCTGTACCGGCAGTGGCGCCGGGTGTCTGTGATGGACAACCGGGATGCCTATGCGCGGCGCGTGCTGTTGCGGGTGTGGTTGGACGAGCGCCGCCGGCCCTGGCGGCGCGAGCACAGCACCAGCGTGATGCCGGACCACGTGGTGGCGCGGGGCGACGGGATCGAGGGTGCTCCCGAACGGCTGGCCATCCTCGCTCTGTTGGCCGAGGTGCCGCCGCGCCGGCGCGCGGTTCTCGTGCTGCGGTACTACTGCGACCTGTCGGTCGAGGAGACCGCCGCCGCCCTCGGCTGCTCGCCCGGAACCGTGAAGAGCCAGACCGCCCGGGCGCTGGAGGCGTTGCGGGCACGGATGGTCGGCTCGCAGTCCCTTACCCAGGAGGCGTGACGATGCGTAATCTGACCGATGAACTCTACGCGGCTGTGGACAGCCCACCGCCGAGCGGCATCGACGTCGACCGGCTCATCACCGTCGAGCAGCGCCGTACCCGCCGGTTGCGCTGGGCCGGTGGCGGCGCCGCGCTGTCCGCGGCGGTCGCTGTCGCTTTTCTGGTATCACCAACCGCGGCCCGCGTGGATAAGACGGATGCCGGCCCGGCGACCGGCGAGCTCGCCCCGGTCGCGGCCGATTGCCCGCGGGTCTCGGGTGGCGATCGGGAACGGCACGGGCTGCCGCAGTACACGCGTGATCCGCGGCTGACCGAGTCGTGCGCGGACGCGACCGCCCGGCTGACCACGGTCCTGCGTCCGGCGTTCAGCAAGATCGTGCCGGGGATGACCGCCCAGGGGTTCGTGCTCAACGACTACAACGCCCAGTACGAGAGCGTGACCCGGGTGACGACGACGGCGGGCGCCGGCAAGGTGAAGGTGATGCTGCGCACGACCCAGACACAGCCCATGCCCACCGCCGAGGAATGCAAAGACGGCTGCTCCCACGAAGCCCGGCCAGACGGCACGGTCATCGAGGTGTTCGACGGCACCCGCGAGCAGATCGCGCACCGGGTCGACGTCTACCTACCGGACCACACCGTCATCTCGGTACACGCGAGCCTCCTCGCCGAGGGCGCGGACCGGCACCTGCCGCTGTCCATCGCCGAGACGAAGGCACTGGCCCTCACCCCCGGCCTCACCCTCTTCCCGTAAAAGCGACGGTTCTTCTGTCTCGGACCGGGTGTGCTACCGCGTGCCCGGTCCGTTCCTTGCCGAAGAGGCTATGTGAAAAGGCTGCGGTGGCTGGCCATTCCAGCCAGCCTTGCCGTTCTCTGGGCAGCCCTACCGTGGAGGGTGGGCTCGGCGGAGACGGTGGTGCCACCAGGGTCCATCGAGGAGGCTAGTGGCGGCGTGGTGACGCTGGTGACAGGGACGTCGTCGAGGCTCGTGACGGCGCCGTTGTTTCGGTACGCCCTGGCACGGGGCGCGAGCGCGTGGGCTTCCTGACCCAGCGTCTGAACGGCCATCACTTGGGACCGCGTCTGGGGTGCCGGCGGCGAACGGCCCGTGCTACGGCATGAAGTCGGCCGGGTGCGAGTCCCGGATGAACCCGATGTCCCGCTCGGCGGACAGGTACCAGTTCAGCACCGCCTCGCCGTACCAGTTCTGCAGGCCCTCGTCCCAGGTCCGGCCGTACCCGTCGGCGGCGACCACCACATACAGGCCGAGCACGAGGAACAGCACACCAAGGAGGAGCACCGGCAGCCGACTCTCCACAAAGGAAGGTCGACGTGCCGGCGCGATCGCTACATCCACGCCGGTACAGACACCCGACCGGCGCGAAAGGTTGAGTTACGTTGAGTTACAGGTTCAGGCGCAGAAACATCTCACCGGCGGCGTCGTCAAGCACGTCGTTGTCGGTCACCGCGTACCACTGGCCGTCGCCGCCGATGGTCGGCCCTTCCACCTTGTCCTGCATCCAGCCGTGGTCGGCGGCGAGCGCGGGCAGCAGGTCGGCGAGGAGCCGCTTGCTGGCCGTGGGCATCACCCCCGGGGTACCTCGACCGCGACGACCTCCGACAGGCCGATCCAGGCACCCGCCGGCGCGGCGTCCAGCGGGTACCCGAGCCACGCCCACGCACCGGTCGACGGCGTGTACCGGCCGAGGCGTACCGTGCCGGCCGGATCGGTGCGCAGCTCCCGCTGGATCGCGACCCACACCTGCTCGCCCGCGCCGGCGCCGGTCACCGCCACGCCTTCGAACCCGTTGCTGGTGACCGCCGCGGCGGCCGCCCAGCGCCCTGGTCGGTGATCCGGGCCGGGCGTATGCGCCGATCGATGGATTCGATGTGTTAGCCCGCTACGAGGTGCCGGTGATGCGGTCGCTGGAGGACGCCGACACCCAAGCTTACGGCCCGTGTTGCGCCTCGTGCGGGGCGCGGATACCTGAATCCGGGCCCCGCACGAGGGGTCAGCTCAGAACCCGGTGAGGGTGGCCCGGGTGGACACCACCTTGAGCGGACCGTCGACGGCGGCGAACTCCACCGTCACCAACGTGGTCCCCGACGTGATCCCAATGGGGTTAAGAAATTGGGTAGATTCCACTCGCGTTGGGCCAGCGTCGACGTAGCTAAGGCAGTCCACCACCACTTGCCGCCAGATGGTGGCGCCGGCCTCCCGGAATGAGGCCGTCAGCCGGCAGACGTTCACCGGCTGCGCCGGGTCCGCGGTGATCGTCACGTTGGCGATGCCGCTAAGGGCCTCCCCACCGCCGTACATGTCATCGCCTCGGCGGACACACGGTTCAAGCTGGAAGGTGGCACCGTCCACTGTGGCAGAACGGCTGGCTCCGCAGGTGAGCGTTTCGGCTGCCAGCACCTTGCTCTGTTGGGCGCTTGACGCCGTCGCCCCCGCCGCGGACAGGCCCGCGGCGACGACCAGCACCGCCAATCCGCCGCCAATCCGGCTTATCAGGCGGCGTCGCGACATGTCCATTGTGGGCCTCACTCCATTCAGGAAGGATTACTACAGTTGCCATCCCGTCGGGGATGGCAACGGCGCGACGGGGTTACAGCGTGGCGCAGCGGCGTACCTCGTATTGGTCGATCGCCGCGCCGAGCTGGGCGAACTTCTGCGTGTATTCGACCGGGACGACGCCGGTGGGTGTAGCCGGGCGCTGCGGGTCCTGGTATCGGTCACCGAGGTTGGAGAACACGGTGATGACGTACTGCCGGTGCGGTTTACCGGGCAGCGACTTCACGATGCCGGCGTCCGCGCCGGCGTTGGTGGTCCAGCCGGGCTTGTGCGCGAAGCTCACCTGTGCGGCCTGGTCGCAGGGCCGCACATCCTGCCCGAACCTGTTGCCGTCCACGGTCACGGTGCCGTCTGCGGCGATCCAGCGGTCCGCCGTGACCTGCGGGATGCCGGGTGCTGGATATCCGCGACCGCAGAAGTTCGTCGTCGACAGCATCCAGTTCCAGCCCTGCTGCCCGAGCTCAGCGGCGAACAGTTGGCGAGACGAGGCGCTCAGCGCCGACGACGCGGTCACCGGGACGCCGGCAGGGGTGGTCCACAGCGTTCCCGGCGCGCCGTTGATGAGCACCAGCAGCTTGGCAGTGTCCAGCGAGCTCATCGTGATGGCATTGGACCAGTTGCCGCCGTTGGACGGCCGGGTGCCGGCCAGCTGCAGAGTCTCGAGGCCAAGATCCTGGAACGCCTGGTTGAGCCCATCCATCGCGTTGTAATCCCACAGCAGCTTGATCAGCGCGCAGGTCGCGGCGTTGGAGGACGCGGTAAGCGAGGCGTCGACGTAGGCGCGGATGGTGTTGCTGCTGGCTGGCCCGCACAGGGAGCTGATGGTCTCCGGCTGATAGCTGTACGTGTCGTCCAATCCGACCACGCCCTGGTCGACCAGGCGCAGAATCCCGAAATTCACCATCAGCTTGAGCACCGACGCCGGATATGGCGACATGAAATCGAGCGGTGCTGATTCCCTGGCCGGCACCACGTCGATCGTGCCCTGCCCATGGT
Coding sequences within:
- a CDS encoding SigE family RNA polymerase sigma factor, whose product is MDVESYRDFVTARMDGLRRTAYLLCGDWHTADDLVSTTLVKLYRQWRRVSVMDNRDAYARRVLLRVWLDERRRPWRREHSTSVMPDHVVARGDGIEGAPERLAILALLAEVPPRRRAVLVLRYYCDLSVEETAAALGCSPGTVKSQTARALEALRARMVGSQSLTQEA
- a CDS encoding esterase-like activity of phytase family protein, producing MTGAGAGEQVWVAIQRELRTDPAGTVRLGRYTPSTGAWAWLGYPLDAAPAGAWIGLSEVVAVEVPRG
- a CDS encoding serine hydrolase — protein: MTAVVVLGTVAASAGASAYATTTTSAVASGSRDDVSIAEYLRQTMDGLGFQEVVDLAPPATAQFNTLNADVDADATTAEQRARQYAAVAAVPQPIVQQPQIDASVLELDDAGRIVSSGTVLMSPQYPHGVVVPVDANHHTTAVRYRQWDTAGWYANHGQGTIDVVPARESAPLDFMSPYPASVLKLMVNFGILRLVDQGVVGLDDTYSYQPETISSLCGPASSNTIRAYVDASLTASSNAATCALIKLLWDYNAMDGLNQAFQDLGLETLQLAGTRPSNGGNWSNAITMSSLDTAKLLVLINGAPGTLWTTPAGVPVTASSALSASSRQLFAAELGQQGWNWMLSTTNFCGRGYPAPGIPQVTADRWIAADGTVTVDGNRFGQDVRPCDQAAQVSFAHKPGWTTNAGADAGIVKSLPGKPHRQYVITVFSNLGDRYQDPQRPATPTGVVPVEYTQKFAQLGAAIDQYEVRRCATL